The DNA window TCCCGCATCAGGTCGACGATCCGGTGCAGCTCGTCGGCCTCGAAGGCGAGCATCCACTCGTAGTCGCCCAGCGCGAACGAGGCGACCGTGTTGGCCCGCACGTCCGGGTAGCCCCGGGCCATCTTGCCGTGCTCGGCCAGCAGCTCGCGCCGCTCGGCGTCGGGCAGCAGGTACCACTCGTACGACCGGACGAATGGGTAGACGCAGAGGTAGGCGCGGGCCTCCTCGTTGGCCAGGAACGCCGGGATGTGGCTCTTGTTGAACTCGGCCGGCCGGTGCAGCGCCATCTGCGACCAGACGGGGGTCAGCGCCCGGCCCAGCGTCGTGCGCCGGAACCGCAGGTAGGCGTCCTGCAGGGCGTCGCTGGAGGACGAGTGCCACCAGATCATCAGGTCCGCGTCGGCCCGCAGGCCCGCCACGTCGTACGTGCCGCGGATGGTCACGTCCTTGCCGGCCAACTCCTCGAAGAGCGACTCGACCTCGGCCACGACGTTCTCGCGCAGCGACGGGAGGGGGCTGGTGGCCCGGTAGACCGACCACATGGTGTAGCGGATGGTGTCGTTGAGCTCCCGCAGCCGGGCCGCGTTGGTCTGCTCCGTCATGCTGCCGATCCTCCCAGTGCAGTGATGATCTCTTCGGCCGCCGTCTCGCCGGAGCGGACGCAGACCGGGATGCCGACGCCGTCGTAGCCGGCCCCGGCCAGGGCCAGCGTCGGCTGGGCGGCCCGCAGGGCCGCCCGGACCGCCGCCACCCGGCCGAGGTGGCCGGGGGTGTACTGCGGCAGGGCGCCGCCCCACCGCTGCACGTGCTGGGCCGCCGGCGCGGGCAGCGGCGTGCCGAGCACCTTCGACAGCTCCCGGTGCACGGTGGCGACCAGGTCCTCGTCGGTGAGCTGGAGCGAGGCCTCCTCGCCGTACCGGCCCACCGAGGCGCGGACCAGGGCGAGCCCGTCCGGCCGGCGCAGGTGCCCCCACTTCGTGGTGAAGAACGTGGACGCCTTGATGAGCAGCCCCTCGGTGGCGGGCACCAGGAAGCCGGACAGCTCGGGCAGCTCCGGCTCGGGCAGGGCCATGGTGACCAGCGCGACGCTGGCGT is part of the Micromonospora halotolerans genome and encodes:
- the hemQ gene encoding hydrogen peroxide-dependent heme synthase, translating into MTEQTNAARLRELNDTIRYTMWSVYRATSPLPSLRENVVAEVESLFEELAGKDVTIRGTYDVAGLRADADLMIWWHSSSSDALQDAYLRFRRTTLGRALTPVWSQMALHRPAEFNKSHIPAFLANEEARAYLCVYPFVRSYEWYLLPDAERRELLAEHGKMARGYPDVRANTVASFALGDYEWMLAFEADELHRIVDLMRDLRASGARRHVREEIPFYTGRRRSIADFVTCLV